From Fibrobacterota bacterium, the proteins below share one genomic window:
- a CDS encoding DUF692 family protein codes for MAGNGTETHSGSPERAPSGVGLVWVPGVEPLLAPGTGLVDIIEIEPQMWWDYRAGDARPYAMREEAFAFLEQSGKPVIVHGVGGGAAGTVLPPPGMTGHFHEVCARLKPAWISEHLSFLHQRENGERYFAGMMLPPLQTPAGAETAVASIRQVSRGLPAPFALETQVNYLRSACGTLSDGEFMARVSDGLDCGILLDLTNLWVNERNGRQPVEEYLDAIPLDRVIEVHLAGARLDEGVWLDAHNGTLQDEVLALAERVLPRLRKVRALTLEVVPYFVPRAGMDLLAQQLQVLRGLWDGRYKARAEGSRPRAEIASRADLIPLDSAESITPAAWEKALGLWTAQEREAGPVFPKLRGDRGLATYRMIANSFRWGNLTDLMGLAMQFLLRLKGAAWVEEMLADYCRSCMPGQFPIQETETFAAYMRAHPIDHPYWKNVLDFEEAKLIALRSGLPREIPFEYEPNALLESVARGEIPVGLAEGKFVVEVTP; via the coding sequence ATGGCCGGCAATGGAACCGAAACGCATTCCGGCTCGCCGGAACGCGCGCCATCGGGCGTGGGACTCGTGTGGGTGCCCGGCGTCGAGCCCTTGCTCGCGCCGGGCACGGGACTGGTCGACATCATCGAGATCGAACCGCAAATGTGGTGGGACTATCGCGCCGGGGACGCGCGGCCCTACGCCATGCGGGAGGAGGCATTCGCTTTCCTGGAGCAAAGCGGCAAGCCGGTAATCGTCCATGGCGTGGGCGGCGGAGCGGCCGGGACGGTGCTACCGCCCCCGGGGATGACCGGGCATTTCCACGAAGTCTGCGCTCGGCTGAAGCCGGCGTGGATCAGCGAGCATTTGAGCTTTCTGCACCAGCGGGAGAATGGCGAGCGTTATTTCGCCGGCATGATGCTACCGCCCCTGCAGACCCCGGCGGGGGCCGAAACCGCCGTCGCGAGCATCCGGCAGGTATCGCGCGGGTTACCTGCCCCGTTCGCCCTGGAGACCCAGGTCAATTACCTGCGGTCCGCCTGCGGGACCTTGTCCGACGGCGAGTTCATGGCCCGGGTGTCCGATGGCCTGGATTGCGGCATCCTCCTGGATCTGACCAACCTCTGGGTCAATGAAAGGAACGGCCGCCAACCGGTGGAGGAATACCTGGACGCCATCCCGCTTGATCGCGTGATCGAAGTCCACCTGGCCGGGGCCCGTCTCGACGAAGGCGTCTGGCTGGACGCCCATAACGGCACCTTGCAGGACGAGGTCTTGGCCCTGGCCGAACGCGTCCTTCCGCGGCTCCGCAAGGTGCGGGCATTGACCCTGGAAGTCGTACCCTACTTCGTCCCGCGCGCCGGCATGGATCTTCTGGCGCAACAACTGCAAGTCCTTCGCGGCCTTTGGGACGGGCGCTATAAGGCCCGCGCCGAAGGTTCGCGTCCTCGAGCGGAGATTGCCTCGCGCGCCGACCTCATCCCCTTGGATTCCGCCGAAAGCATCACCCCTGCCGCATGGGAAAAGGCCCTCGGCCTCTGGACCGCCCAGGAACGGGAAGCGGGCCCGGTATTCCCGAAGCTCCGCGGCGATCGCGGCCTCGCCACCTACCGCATGATCGCCAACAGTTTCCGCTGGGGGAACCTCACCGACTTGATGGGGCTGGCCATGCAATTCTTGTTGCGCCTGAAAGGCGCGGCCTGGGTTGAGGAAATGTTGGCGGATTATTGCCGCTCGTGCATGCCCGGCCAATTCCCCATCCAAGAGACGGAGACCTTCGCCGCTTATATGCGCGCCCACCCCATCGATCATCCTTATTGGAAGAACGTCCTCGATTTCGAGGAGGCCAAATTGATCGCTTTGCGTTCGGGCCTTCCCCGGGAGATCCCCTTCGAGTACGAGCCCAACGCCTTGCTGGAAAGCGTGGCCCGCGGGGAGATACCGGTGGGATTGGCCGAAGGGAAATTCGTGGTGGAAGTCACGCCTTAG
- a CDS encoding DUF2277 domain-containing protein, with product MCRNIRTLFNFAPPATEEEIRASAVQFVRKLSGFARPSQANQAAFDLAVDQIHASARELIRSLVTSAPPRDREVEKAKLMEASRLRFRNREPDAGLLG from the coding sequence ATGTGCCGCAACATCCGTACCCTGTTCAATTTCGCCCCGCCGGCCACCGAAGAGGAAATCCGCGCTTCGGCCGTGCAATTCGTCCGCAAGCTGAGCGGTTTCGCCAGGCCCTCGCAAGCCAATCAGGCCGCCTTCGACCTGGCCGTGGATCAAATCCACGCATCGGCCCGGGAGCTGATCCGCTCCCTGGTAACCTCCGCGCCTCCCCGTGATCGCGAAGTCGAGAAGGCCAAGCTCATGGAAGCCTCGCGCCTTCGTTTCCGTAATCGCGAACCCGACGCCGGCCTCCTCGGCTGA
- a CDS encoding nuclear transport factor 2 family protein, with product MAIEKSAILAIESDLIEAIKKDDISFLEAALHDDLIFLAPNGQLITKQMDLDSHRRGDMTVDHLIPSIEEVRISGDVATVVVVYETKGTMLGNPIQGRFRYLRVWKEFADGLKVVAGGCFMLGQ from the coding sequence ATGGCAATCGAGAAATCCGCGATCCTCGCGATCGAAAGCGACCTTATCGAGGCGATCAAAAAGGACGACATCTCCTTTTTAGAGGCCGCCCTGCATGATGATCTGATTTTCCTGGCTCCCAATGGGCAACTCATTACCAAGCAGATGGATTTGGACTCCCATAGAAGAGGCGACATGACCGTCGATCATCTGATCCCCTCCATCGAGGAGGTAAGGATATCGGGCGACGTCGCTACGGTAGTCGTGGTCTATGAAACGAAAGGAACCATGTTAGGGAATCCCATCCAAGGCAGGTTCCGCTATCTCCGGGTTTGGAAAGAGTTCGCGGATGGTTTGAAAGTGGTCGCCGGGGGCTGTTTCATGCTAGGCCAGTAA
- a CDS encoding DUF1206 domain-containing protein: MANARDPAADRAGPVLRFCARAGCVSIGAVYALIGTWAQLALLRLARPAADEERILQRLREFPAGTALVIAICLGVFGYMAWRLYEAARDPYGLDAGPAGLIDRSTTVVGAFTYGLIAVSALKVLAGRGGHGEQSQRDLVARVFQWHDGRWLVGAFGVVIVLVGFYQFVYIAAGNHRIRIRMDRLAAPVRPCVDALAWAGFAARGVILWVLGGCLAKAAWASDPSKVRDTDSAFDFLGSLNHKAFAAVAIGTIAYGAFLWINAAFYRFGRDSANA, encoded by the coding sequence ATGGCCAACGCGCGCGATCCCGCGGCCGATCGGGCCGGTCCGGTATTGCGTTTCTGCGCCCGCGCCGGATGCGTTTCCATCGGCGCCGTGTATGCCTTGATCGGAACGTGGGCCCAGTTGGCGTTACTGCGGCTGGCCCGGCCCGCCGCGGACGAAGAGCGCATCCTGCAACGCCTGCGGGAATTCCCGGCCGGCACGGCCTTGGTCATCGCCATCTGCCTTGGCGTGTTCGGCTACATGGCATGGCGGTTGTACGAAGCCGCGCGCGATCCTTACGGCCTCGACGCCGGCCCGGCCGGCCTCATCGATCGCTCCACGACCGTGGTGGGGGCGTTTACCTATGGGCTCATCGCTGTTTCCGCCCTCAAGGTGCTGGCCGGCCGCGGAGGCCATGGCGAGCAAAGCCAACGCGATCTCGTCGCGCGCGTATTCCAATGGCACGACGGCCGTTGGCTGGTGGGCGCGTTCGGTGTCGTCATCGTGCTGGTCGGCTTTTACCAATTCGTTTACATCGCCGCAGGCAATCATCGGATCCGCATCCGCATGGATCGCCTGGCGGCCCCCGTCCGCCCTTGCGTGGACGCCCTCGCATGGGCGGGATTCGCGGCCCGCGGCGTCATCCTTTGGGTGCTGGGCGGATGCCTGGCCAAGGCGGCATGGGCTTCCGACCCGTCGAAAGTGCGGGACACCGATAGCGCCTTCGATTTCCTGGGCAGCCTGAACCACAAGGCCTTCGCCGCGGTGGCGATCGGAACCATCGCTTACGGGGCCTTCTTGTGGATCAACGCTGCGTTCTACCGCTTCGGCCGCGACTCCGCAAACGCGTAA
- a CDS encoding VCBS repeat-containing protein, with protein sequence MRPTFPHLTAPAVLSVVCALASPLVLPEAAQAEAVSLPVLKTTLPASWDESWFGSPVAYDLDGDGAMEIIAARHSVLYVWNAKGEIAWRAAVGQNGVQEEVHGSARQYAGPVVGAFAPKGKGRIAVAYDNKVAVYDEAGRVLPGWPQTFPGPASEIRSLAAADLDGDDTLEIVAVKSGAGPATMAWKLDGSALPGWPQAKDCDQCNQYGGYNQNLGIADLDGDGKPEVVSTYDASYLGIMEADGKPAPAENGFAGPWASSVPMFHDLKLAQQGWGADGNDRDEFTYSPPSFADLDGDGKPEVILYSSHRKAGDTAALGNCLWALHVDMTRAKGFEKPLCSDAPIFTGYYNNVVETAPAPAIGNLAGDARPEIVAASNDGHLRAFSPDGTLLWTYTYDVQGEPWIMASEPVIGDLNGDGVAEVVLTTYSVDQGVSHLIILDNQGRLQRTVTLDKRGAMASPALADVDGDDKLDILISLKDVVGGGLGGVQIWTVASAGDARPDWPMARGNALRTGVGDIGAGTLSLRRPASRFVPRLRPSPLGPWFDALGLPARGPKASLPRILMGPAE encoded by the coding sequence ATGCGCCCAACCTTTCCGCATCTGACGGCGCCGGCGGTCTTGTCCGTGGTTTGCGCCTTGGCATCGCCCCTTGTCCTTCCGGAAGCCGCCCAGGCCGAAGCCGTATCCCTTCCCGTCTTGAAAACCACCCTTCCCGCCAGTTGGGACGAAAGCTGGTTCGGCTCGCCGGTGGCCTATGATCTCGACGGCGACGGCGCGATGGAGATCATCGCCGCGCGCCATAGCGTGCTCTACGTGTGGAACGCCAAGGGCGAAATCGCCTGGCGCGCAGCCGTGGGACAGAACGGCGTCCAGGAGGAAGTGCACGGGTCCGCGCGCCAGTACGCGGGACCCGTGGTTGGGGCTTTCGCGCCCAAGGGCAAGGGCCGCATCGCCGTGGCTTACGACAACAAGGTGGCGGTATACGATGAGGCGGGCCGGGTCCTCCCCGGATGGCCGCAAACCTTCCCGGGCCCGGCCAGTGAAATCCGCTCCCTGGCCGCTGCCGATCTCGATGGCGACGACACCCTCGAAATCGTGGCCGTGAAATCGGGCGCGGGACCTGCGACCATGGCCTGGAAGCTCGATGGCAGCGCCCTTCCCGGTTGGCCCCAAGCCAAGGATTGCGACCAGTGCAATCAATACGGCGGCTATAACCAGAATCTCGGCATCGCGGATCTGGACGGCGATGGAAAGCCCGAAGTCGTGTCCACTTATGACGCATCTTACCTCGGGATCATGGAAGCGGACGGGAAACCGGCGCCGGCGGAGAACGGGTTCGCGGGGCCCTGGGCCTCCAGCGTCCCCATGTTCCACGACTTAAAGCTGGCCCAGCAGGGCTGGGGCGCTGACGGGAACGATCGCGACGAATTCACCTATTCCCCGCCCTCCTTCGCCGACCTCGATGGCGATGGCAAGCCCGAAGTCATCCTTTACTCCTCCCACCGCAAAGCCGGGGATACGGCGGCCCTGGGCAATTGCCTCTGGGCTCTGCACGTCGATATGACCCGGGCCAAAGGCTTCGAAAAGCCATTGTGTTCGGATGCGCCCATCTTTACGGGTTATTACAACAATGTCGTGGAGACGGCGCCGGCGCCGGCCATCGGGAACCTCGCCGGGGACGCGCGCCCCGAAATCGTGGCGGCAAGCAACGACGGGCATCTCCGCGCCTTCTCTCCGGACGGAACGCTGCTCTGGACCTATACGTACGACGTGCAAGGCGAACCCTGGATCATGGCATCGGAGCCCGTCATCGGGGATCTCAACGGGGACGGCGTTGCGGAAGTCGTCCTCACCACCTATAGCGTGGATCAAGGCGTATCGCATCTGATCATCCTGGATAACCAGGGGCGCCTGCAACGCACGGTCACCTTGGACAAGCGCGGGGCCATGGCTTCCCCCGCCCTCGCGGACGTGGACGGCGATGATAAGCTCGACATCCTGATCAGCCTGAAGGACGTGGTAGGCGGCGGGTTGGGAGGAGTGCAGATCTGGACGGTCGCGAGCGCCGGCGATGCCCGGCCGGATTGGCCCATGGCGCGAGGCAATGCGCTCCGGACCGGCGTGGGCGACATCGGTGCGGGGACGCTTTCCTTACGGCGCCCGGCCTCCCGTTTCGTCCCGCGCCTGCGTCCATCGCCCCTCGGGCCCTGGTTCGATGCCCTGGGGCTTCCGGCCCGCGGTCCCAAGGCATCTCTCCCGCGCATATTGATGGGCCCGGCCGAATAG
- a CDS encoding PhzF family phenazine biosynthesis protein, which translates to MAVNENLTQRGPIPLFTVDAFADARFQGNPAAVCPLEAWLPDAVMQKMAAEHNLSETAFLVPDSGGYHLRWFTPVAEVELCGHATLASAFVVFERMGFPGTRVEFHTLSGTLTVERRDGGYEMDFPAQAPLPCPMPPEVAEALGRSDLPCFRADDYLVAMASEAEVRAASPRMEGLRHIDLRGLILTAPGDSVDFVSRFFAPKFGIDEDPVTGSAHCILAPYWAPRLGKTEMQARQVSARGGSLRVRLAGPRVFIGGRTVLYSEGRILPA; encoded by the coding sequence ATGGCGGTGAACGAGAACCTGACCCAGCGCGGCCCCATCCCGTTGTTCACCGTGGACGCCTTCGCCGACGCGCGGTTCCAGGGCAATCCCGCCGCCGTTTGCCCCTTGGAAGCCTGGCTTCCGGATGCGGTCATGCAGAAGATGGCCGCCGAACACAACCTTTCCGAAACCGCTTTCCTGGTGCCCGACTCCGGCGGATACCATCTTCGCTGGTTCACGCCCGTGGCGGAAGTCGAACTTTGCGGCCACGCCACCCTCGCCTCGGCATTCGTGGTATTCGAAAGGATGGGATTCCCCGGGACACGCGTGGAGTTCCATACCCTGAGCGGAACGCTCACGGTTGAGCGCCGCGACGGCGGGTATGAGATGGATTTCCCCGCGCAAGCGCCCCTTCCCTGCCCTATGCCGCCCGAGGTGGCCGAAGCCCTGGGGCGTTCCGATCTGCCCTGCTTCCGCGCCGATGATTATCTGGTCGCTATGGCTTCCGAAGCCGAAGTGCGGGCCGCATCGCCACGCATGGAGGGATTGCGGCATATCGATTTGCGAGGATTGATCCTGACCGCCCCGGGCGACAGCGTTGATTTCGTTTCCCGTTTCTTCGCCCCGAAGTTCGGCATCGACGAGGATCCGGTTACGGGGTCGGCCCATTGCATTTTGGCGCCTTATTGGGCCCCGCGCCTGGGTAAGACGGAGATGCAGGCACGCCAGGTCTCCGCTCGCGGCGGCTCATTGCGGGTCCGGCTCGCCGGCCCCAGGGTCTTTATCGGCGGAAGGACGGTACTCTACTCCGAGGGCCGCATCCTTCCGGCTTGA
- a CDS encoding YchJ family protein: protein MTTQSCPCGSQKPFSECCGPALSGAVAPATPEALMRARYTAFATHDVDYIYNTIAPSRRKEFDRQGIEDWSRKSEWLSLEIVRTEKGGPGDDTGTVEFTARYKDKGEEQRHDELATFVKIDGRWYFEDGTTPAVKTVRNEAPKVGRNDACPCGSGKKFKKCHGA from the coding sequence ATGACCACGCAATCTTGCCCCTGCGGCTCGCAGAAACCGTTTTCCGAATGCTGCGGCCCCGCGCTTTCCGGCGCCGTCGCGCCGGCCACTCCCGAGGCCCTGATGCGGGCGCGCTACACGGCTTTCGCGACGCACGACGTCGATTACATCTACAATACCATCGCGCCTTCGCGCCGCAAGGAGTTCGATCGGCAAGGCATAGAGGATTGGTCCCGCAAATCGGAATGGCTGAGCCTGGAGATAGTAAGGACGGAAAAGGGCGGTCCCGGGGACGATACCGGAACGGTCGAATTCACGGCCAGGTACAAGGATAAAGGCGAGGAACAGCGGCATGATGAGTTGGCCACCTTCGTGAAAATAGACGGCCGCTGGTATTTCGAGGACGGGACGACACCGGCGGTGAAAACCGTGCGCAACGAAGCGCCGAAGGTGGGCCGCAACGACGCCTGCCCTTGCGGGAGCGGGAAGAAATTCAAGAAGTGCCACGGAGCCTGA
- a CDS encoding DUF4337 domain-containing protein: MPEEPEVPTEHLHESLEEHARESREAWISKVALSAAILAVLAAIASMLAGHHANEALIVQLKASDQWGYYQSKGIKAGVLNSKVDLFNALGKAANPEDGKKLEEYKQEQTEIKEKAEDLEKEAAAHLRVHTTQSRAVTCFQIGIALSAISVLTRKKALWFGSILLGLAGIGFLIVSSLA; the protein is encoded by the coding sequence ATGCCCGAAGAACCCGAAGTCCCTACCGAACACCTCCACGAATCCCTGGAAGAACATGCCCGCGAATCCCGCGAGGCGTGGATCTCCAAGGTCGCCCTGAGCGCGGCCATCCTGGCCGTGCTGGCGGCCATCGCCTCCATGCTCGCGGGCCACCATGCCAACGAGGCCTTGATCGTGCAATTGAAAGCATCCGATCAGTGGGGTTATTACCAAAGCAAGGGCATCAAGGCGGGAGTGCTGAATTCCAAGGTCGATCTATTCAACGCCTTGGGCAAGGCCGCCAATCCGGAAGACGGCAAGAAGCTGGAGGAATACAAGCAGGAGCAAACCGAGATCAAGGAAAAGGCGGAAGACCTGGAGAAGGAGGCGGCCGCGCATTTGCGGGTCCATACCACGCAGTCGCGCGCCGTAACCTGCTTCCAGATCGGCATCGCCTTATCCGCGATTTCCGTCCTGACCCGAAAAAAGGCCCTGTGGTTCGGAAGTATTCTGCTGGGCTTGGCCGGAATCGGATTCCTGATCGTGTCTTCCCTGGCCTGA
- a CDS encoding VCBS repeat-containing protein, whose translation MHRTPPLFAFCLSCLLPARLLAADPSPFKLSVLHAGDNGAFAAADIDGDGRADIVVAREPQALRWMSYPALQSHTIEAAGNLWMEIQAADVDGDGDIDVLARDMGDSTVYWWENPGKAEVLTATGWKRHRIGRWGGGFPHDFKVGDLDGDHRVDAVLRPKAGSAFTIFHQDAPDAWSTRILEMAFGAGEGTALGDIDGDGDLDITDGLVWLETPADPMRDAWPRHVFNAEYGCSMTRVVIADLDGDGSNDIVVGPSDTSMPMPVVWFASAHPRAGPWTSRLIMPADRAQWLHSLQVGDLDHDGYPDVVTGTDHHGSKEMLIFRNADRGKGDAWSETAWPTADGVWQAVLADVNGDGYPDILSADDANDAQQELWLNPAVWGDAVRSPRRQLVQPLMQGMRPRPGGGEEWFWARGRAFGAEGRRRR comes from the coding sequence ATGCATCGCACCCCGCCATTATTCGCGTTCTGCTTATCCTGCCTTCTCCCGGCTAGGCTCCTCGCCGCGGATCCTTCGCCTTTCAAATTAAGCGTTCTGCATGCGGGAGATAACGGCGCCTTCGCGGCCGCCGACATCGATGGGGACGGTCGCGCCGATATCGTGGTGGCCCGAGAGCCCCAAGCCCTCCGGTGGATGTCCTATCCGGCCTTGCAATCCCATACCATAGAGGCCGCGGGCAATCTCTGGATGGAGATCCAGGCGGCGGACGTGGATGGGGACGGCGATATCGACGTGCTGGCCCGGGACATGGGAGATTCCACCGTGTATTGGTGGGAGAACCCGGGTAAGGCGGAGGTGCTGACCGCGACGGGCTGGAAGCGCCATCGAATCGGCCGATGGGGCGGCGGCTTCCCGCATGACTTTAAGGTTGGCGACCTGGACGGCGATCATCGCGTGGACGCGGTACTGCGCCCGAAAGCCGGTAGCGCATTCACGATCTTCCATCAGGATGCGCCGGATGCCTGGTCCACGCGGATTTTGGAGATGGCCTTCGGCGCGGGCGAAGGCACCGCGTTGGGCGACATCGACGGTGATGGCGATCTGGACATCACCGACGGGCTGGTGTGGCTGGAAACCCCGGCCGATCCGATGCGGGACGCCTGGCCGCGGCATGTCTTCAACGCCGAATATGGATGCTCCATGACCCGGGTCGTCATTGCGGATCTCGATGGCGACGGCAGCAACGATATCGTGGTGGGCCCGTCGGATACCTCCATGCCCATGCCCGTGGTCTGGTTCGCATCCGCCCATCCCCGGGCGGGCCCATGGACATCGCGTTTGATCATGCCCGCGGATCGGGCCCAATGGTTGCACTCCCTCCAAGTCGGGGACCTCGATCACGACGGTTATCCCGACGTGGTCACCGGGACCGATCACCATGGTTCGAAGGAGATGCTGATCTTCCGGAACGCCGACCGCGGCAAGGGGGACGCTTGGTCCGAAACGGCCTGGCCCACCGCCGACGGCGTATGGCAGGCGGTGTTGGCCGACGTCAATGGCGATGGTTATCCGGACATCCTGAGCGCGGACGATGCCAACGATGCGCAGCAGGAACTGTGGCTGAATCCGGCCGTATGGGGGGATGCCGTGCGGTCGCCCCGGAGGCAATTAGTCCAACCGCTCATGCAGGGCATGCGTCCACGTCCTGGCGGGGGGGAGGAATGGTTCTGGGCCCGGGGGCGGGCTTTCGGAGCCGAAGGACGCAGGCGGCGCTAG
- a CDS encoding YciI family protein — MKVIVLVKASKNSENGVMPDIKLLTEMGKYNEELVKAGIMLAGEGLHPSSKGKRMVMGTGKRTVVDGPFAETKELVAGFWMWQVKSMEEAVEWARRCPDPMPGEESILELRQVMSADDFGPALTPELREQEERLRAEGERMLRK; from the coding sequence ATGAAAGTCATCGTCCTCGTCAAAGCCAGCAAGAATTCCGAAAACGGCGTCATGCCCGATATCAAGCTGCTCACTGAGATGGGCAAATACAACGAAGAACTGGTGAAGGCCGGCATCATGCTCGCGGGCGAAGGATTGCACCCCTCTTCCAAGGGCAAACGCATGGTGATGGGCACCGGCAAACGCACCGTGGTCGACGGGCCTTTCGCGGAAACCAAGGAACTGGTGGCCGGTTTCTGGATGTGGCAGGTGAAGTCCATGGAAGAGGCCGTGGAGTGGGCCCGGCGTTGCCCGGATCCCATGCCCGGCGAGGAGTCCATCCTGGAACTGCGTCAGGTTATGAGCGCCGATGATTTCGGCCCGGCCCTGACCCCGGAATTGAGGGAACAGGAAGAACGATTGCGCGCGGAAGGCGAGCGGATGCTAAGGAAGTAG